A single Methylomonas sp. AM2-LC DNA region contains:
- a CDS encoding multidrug efflux RND transporter permease subunit, with protein sequence MNLSALFINRPVATSLLTLAIALAGVMGFLQLPVAPLPQVDFPTIAVGANMPGSSPETMAATIATPLERSLGRIAGITEMTSSSSLGSTSITLQFDLDRDIDGAARDVQAAINASSSLLPFNLPIRPSYRKVNPADSPILVLALTSDTQSRGQMYDAASTILAQKIAQLPGIGQVSVGGSSLPAVRVELNPASLAKYSISLEDVRTAITTNNVNSPKGALEVDERHWQIQANDQAEHAVDYLPIIVAYRNNAPVRISDLGTVVDSVEDLRNAGLKDGKSAVLLILSKQPGANIIETTTLVKNMLPQLRAMIPAAIDLSVVIDRSVSINASVHEVERSLIIAIGLVILVVLLFLRKLRSSLIPIIAVPVSLIGACAIMYLFDYSIDNLSLMALTIATGFVVDDAIVVLENISRHIEKGVPPFQAAIKGAGEVGFTVLAMSLSLIAVFIPILLMGGVVGRLFREFAVTLSASVLVSLVISLTVTPMLCARWLKSPTEEKHPPPLLARLLENGFQRLQNGYKCSLRWALRHERIMLLVFFACIGLNVYLYIIVPKGLFPVQDTGRLFGTIQADQSISFQAMKNKLQEFAGILQEDPAVVNVVGFAGGGQNTNAGRMFAVLKPPEQREQTIAEISNRLRKKLSNVSGASLFLQPVQDLRIGGRMSAALFEYTLQAEHLADLREWTPKLVTALQNVPDLTDVNTDQQDRGQQVSLVVDRANASRYGINQSAVDNTLNDAFGQRQVSVIYKTLNQYHVVMELAPQYWNDPQTLKQLYIGSTATASASTQQIPLASVAEFKPTNTALTVNHQGQFAAATISFNLKAGKSLSDATKIIEDTMVKIGVPSSVRGSFQGSAKAFQDSLSSQPWLILAALFSIYIVLGVLYESYIHPITILSTLPSAGVGALVALLVCGTEFSIIALIGVILLIGIVKKNAIMMIDFALHAEREQNLSPEEAIFTACIQRFRPITMTTMAALLGALPLALGSGYGAELRQPLGISIVGGLMVSQLLTLYTTPVVYLHLDRLSMWNSRFWAARKEKSVA encoded by the coding sequence GTGAATCTTTCGGCATTATTTATAAATCGGCCTGTTGCCACTTCCTTGCTAACACTGGCTATTGCACTGGCTGGAGTGATGGGCTTTTTACAACTGCCGGTGGCTCCACTGCCACAGGTGGATTTCCCCACTATCGCTGTCGGTGCCAACATGCCGGGTTCCAGTCCGGAAACCATGGCCGCAACCATTGCTACGCCACTAGAACGCTCATTGGGTCGCATCGCAGGCATCACTGAAATGACTTCTAGCAGTTCATTGGGTTCAACGTCCATTACCCTGCAGTTTGATCTTGATCGTGATATTGATGGCGCGGCGCGGGATGTGCAAGCGGCTATTAATGCTTCCAGCAGTTTACTGCCCTTTAATCTACCCATCCGCCCCAGCTATCGCAAAGTCAATCCTGCCGATTCGCCAATCTTAGTACTCGCACTGACTTCGGACACACAGAGCCGTGGGCAAATGTATGATGCGGCATCCACTATTCTGGCGCAAAAAATTGCGCAACTACCCGGTATCGGTCAAGTCTCGGTGGGCGGTAGCTCTTTACCTGCGGTGCGTGTGGAATTAAATCCAGCCTCCTTGGCTAAATACAGTATTAGTCTGGAAGATGTGCGTACTGCCATCACCACTAACAATGTTAATTCTCCCAAAGGTGCGTTAGAAGTTGATGAACGACACTGGCAAATTCAGGCTAACGATCAAGCGGAACATGCTGTAGATTACTTACCGATCATTGTGGCCTATCGTAATAATGCACCAGTTCGTATTTCCGATCTGGGCACGGTGGTTGACTCCGTTGAAGACTTACGCAATGCCGGCTTAAAAGATGGCAAATCGGCGGTGCTGTTAATTCTGAGCAAACAACCCGGTGCCAATATTATAGAGACGACGACATTAGTCAAAAATATGCTTCCGCAATTACGAGCCATGATACCCGCAGCCATTGATTTATCGGTGGTGATAGATCGTTCCGTCTCCATCAATGCCTCTGTGCATGAAGTGGAGCGCAGTTTGATCATCGCGATTGGTCTGGTAATTTTGGTAGTACTGTTATTTTTACGTAAATTACGTTCAAGTTTAATACCTATTATTGCAGTACCCGTTTCGTTGATCGGTGCCTGCGCCATCATGTACTTGTTTGATTACAGTATTGATAATCTGTCTTTAATGGCACTTACCATTGCCACGGGTTTTGTAGTAGATGATGCCATCGTGGTGTTGGAAAACATCAGCCGTCATATTGAAAAAGGTGTTCCGCCCTTTCAAGCCGCCATCAAAGGGGCGGGTGAGGTGGGTTTTACGGTGTTAGCCATGAGTCTGTCTCTCATTGCTGTATTTATTCCCATCCTGCTGATGGGTGGAGTGGTTGGACGTTTGTTTCGCGAATTTGCAGTGACACTGTCTGCATCTGTACTAGTATCGCTAGTCATCTCTTTAACCGTAACGCCTATGTTATGTGCGCGCTGGCTAAAATCCCCTACCGAAGAAAAACATCCGCCACCGTTATTGGCGCGTCTGTTAGAGAACGGTTTTCAACGCCTGCAAAATGGTTACAAATGCAGTCTGCGCTGGGCTTTACGTCATGAACGCATCATGCTGCTGGTATTTTTTGCTTGTATTGGTCTCAATGTGTATTTATACATTATTGTGCCAAAAGGTTTATTTCCGGTTCAGGACACCGGACGCTTATTTGGCACCATTCAAGCCGATCAAAGTATCTCTTTTCAAGCCATGAAGAACAAATTACAGGAATTTGCTGGCATTCTACAAGAAGATCCGGCCGTGGTGAATGTGGTAGGTTTTGCTGGCGGTGGACAAAACACCAATGCAGGCCGAATGTTTGCTGTGTTAAAGCCACCTGAACAACGTGAGCAAACCATTGCCGAAATCAGTAACCGATTACGTAAAAAACTCAGCAATGTCTCGGGAGCCAGTTTATTTCTGCAACCGGTTCAAGATCTGCGCATTGGCGGCCGTATGTCGGCAGCGTTGTTTGAATATACCTTACAAGCGGAACATTTGGCAGATTTACGCGAATGGACCCCCAAACTGGTAACTGCCTTACAAAATGTGCCGGATCTGACCGATGTGAATACCGATCAGCAAGACAGAGGTCAGCAAGTGTCATTAGTGGTAGATCGCGCCAATGCCTCACGTTACGGAATCAACCAGAGTGCGGTGGATAACACCCTGAACGATGCCTTTGGCCAGCGTCAGGTTTCGGTCATTTATAAAACCTTAAATCAATACCATGTGGTCATGGAACTGGCCCCCCAATACTGGAATGATCCACAAACCTTAAAACAACTATATATAGGCTCAACCGCTACCGCAAGCGCCTCAACCCAGCAAATACCGCTGGCCTCGGTAGCCGAATTTAAACCAACCAATACAGCGTTAACCGTTAACCACCAAGGACAATTTGCTGCAGCAACCATTTCATTTAACCTCAAAGCAGGTAAATCGCTATCGGATGCTACCAAAATTATTGAAGATACTATGGTGAAAATTGGTGTGCCTAGCTCTGTCAGAGGCAGCTTTCAAGGCTCAGCCAAAGCCTTTCAGGATTCACTCAGTAGCCAGCCCTGGCTAATATTGGCAGCACTGTTCAGTATTTATATTGTGCTGGGGGTTCTTTATGAAAGCTATATACACCCCATAACTATACTCTCCACCCTGCCCTCCGCTGGCGTAGGTGCTTTAGTGGCTCTGCTGGTATGTGGCACCGAATTTAGTATTATTGCTTTAATCGGCGTAATTTTGTTAATTGGCATTGTGAAAAAAAATGCCATTATGATGATCGATTTTGCTTTGCATGCCGAGCGTGAACAAAATCTGAGTCCAGAAGAAGCCATCTTCACGGCTTGCATACAACGCTTTCGCCCCATTACCATGACCACCATGGCTGCCCTGCTCGGCGCTTTGCCTCTGGCTTTAGGTTCCGGTTATGGAGCCGAATTGCGTCAACCTTTGGGTATATCGATAGTTGGCGGTTTAATGGTCAGTCAGTTATTGACACTCTATACCACCCCAGTTGTGTATTTACACCTGGACAGATTGAGTATGTGGAACAGCCGCTTCTGGGCAGCCAGAAAGGAAAAATCTGTGGCATAA